Proteins encoded within one genomic window of Cyanobacterium stanieri LEGE 03274:
- a CDS encoding S8 family peptidase gives MKKLFLFSAFLVGLWLAVFTFKIFNMGGEYQSIIVNFKDDIALTQLEESLNQISLKVNDTPTLNSSFSGDRNVYVLEGNKETLKTLRRSGLREKIEYIEPNYIYHTLDIPNDPDYSKQWNLRAINLERAWADSKGEGVTVAVIDTGVSRVPDLEQTEFVEGYDFVNDRTEALDDVGHGTHVAGTIAQSTNNNYGVAGIAYKAKIMPLKVLGFGGGTVADIAEAIRFAADNGADVINMSLGGGGDSHLMRDAIDYAHKKGVVIIAAAGNENDNSASYPARYPKVISVSALDAIGEKAPYSNFGAGIDISAPGGSEKGLIIQETITGNNQQPSFEGFQGTSMAAPHVAGVAALIKATGIKDPEEVRQILIESAREVAEDPFNHYGAGRLDAGGAVQLALKGKITVKDFLRWLRDSGYLNPGFWIDGGTIMLLPKLGMVVGSYLLAWFIRNYLVFNMSLASGMVFGSSGLFILQGLYIFDLPQWPLRLMGSSLPELGNVVMGTNSLNPIFASALIPFILIALFLGHNTLKWVAIGSCLGVASCLGISAFSHPHVWGLGTGMMAQGFLVINALICFGLAYLASKNDQVVT, from the coding sequence ATGAAAAAATTATTTTTGTTCTCAGCATTTTTGGTGGGGCTGTGGTTAGCAGTTTTTACCTTCAAAATATTTAACATGGGGGGTGAATATCAATCTATTATCGTTAATTTTAAAGATGATATTGCCCTTACTCAACTAGAAGAAAGTTTAAATCAAATTTCTCTCAAAGTTAATGATACCCCTACCCTTAATAGTTCGTTTTCTGGGGATAGAAATGTATATGTATTGGAGGGAAATAAAGAAACCTTAAAAACATTGAGAAGGTCTGGGCTTCGAGAAAAAATAGAATATATTGAACCAAACTATATTTATCATACCCTCGACATCCCCAATGATCCTGATTATAGTAAACAGTGGAATTTAAGGGCGATTAACCTTGAGAGGGCGTGGGCTGATAGTAAAGGGGAAGGGGTTACCGTTGCGGTTATTGATACGGGGGTAAGCCGTGTACCTGATTTGGAACAAACTGAGTTTGTGGAAGGCTATGATTTTGTTAACGATCGCACCGAAGCCCTTGATGATGTGGGCCATGGCACCCATGTAGCAGGTACAATCGCTCAATCTACTAATAATAACTATGGGGTAGCAGGAATTGCTTATAAGGCGAAAATAATGCCCCTCAAGGTATTGGGTTTTGGTGGTGGTACGGTGGCCGACATTGCGGAAGCCATACGCTTTGCGGCCGATAATGGGGCTGATGTGATTAATATGAGTTTAGGGGGTGGAGGTGATAGCCATTTGATGCGTGATGCCATCGATTATGCCCACAAAAAAGGAGTTGTTATTATTGCGGCGGCGGGAAATGAAAATGACAATTCCGCCAGTTATCCCGCCCGTTATCCTAAGGTAATTAGTGTTTCTGCCCTAGATGCGATCGGCGAAAAAGCGCCCTATTCAAACTTTGGAGCAGGAATTGACATCAGCGCCCCAGGGGGAAGCGAAAAGGGTTTAATCATCCAAGAAACCATCACAGGAAATAATCAACAACCCTCCTTTGAAGGCTTTCAAGGTACAAGTATGGCCGCCCCCCACGTGGCAGGGGTAGCAGCCCTCATCAAAGCCACAGGCATAAAAGATCCCGAGGAAGTACGACAAATCTTGATCGAGTCGGCCCGTGAAGTAGCTGAAGACCCTTTTAACCATTACGGTGCAGGACGTTTAGATGCAGGGGGAGCGGTACAACTCGCCCTTAAAGGTAAAATTACTGTCAAAGACTTTTTGCGCTGGTTGCGGGATAGCGGTTATCTTAACCCTGGATTTTGGATTGATGGTGGCACGATTATGCTTTTACCCAAACTAGGTATGGTAGTTGGTTCATATCTCCTTGCTTGGTTTATCCGCAATTACCTTGTATTTAACATGAGTCTTGCTAGTGGCATGGTGTTTGGTAGTTCAGGATTATTTATCTTACAAGGATTATATATCTTTGATTTACCCCAATGGCCGTTGCGTTTAATGGGTAGTTCCCTCCCCGAATTAGGTAACGTAGTTATGGGTACTAATAGCCTTAATCCCATCTTTGCTAGTGCTTTAATTCCCTTTATTCTCATTGCCCTATTTTTAGGACATAATACCCTTAAATGGGTGGCTATTGGCTCTTGTTTGGGGGTTGCCTCTTGTTTAGGGATTTCTGCTTTTTCTCATCCCCATGTTTGGGGTTTGGGTACGGGTATGATGGCTCAAGGCTTTCTAGTTATTAATGCTCTTATCTGTTTTGGGTTGGCATATTTAGCCAGTAAAAATGATCAAGTAGTAACTTAA
- the ndhI gene encoding NAD(P)H-quinone oxidoreductase subunit I — MFKFLKQVTDYAKGSVEAAKYIGQGFAVTFDHMKRRPVTVQYPYEKLIPSERYRGRIHFEFDKCIACEVCVRVCPINLPVVDWEFNKEVKKKELKHYSIDFGVCIFCGNCVEYCPTNCLSMTEEYELASYDRHELNYDNVALGRLPTKVTEDPMVTPLKELGYLPKGVTDPHDVVKKK, encoded by the coding sequence ATGTTTAAATTTCTCAAACAAGTAACCGATTACGCCAAAGGAAGTGTTGAAGCCGCCAAATATATCGGGCAAGGATTTGCCGTCACCTTCGATCACATGAAAAGGCGCCCCGTCACCGTACAATATCCCTATGAAAAACTTATCCCCTCTGAAAGATATAGAGGTAGAATTCACTTTGAATTTGATAAATGTATCGCCTGTGAAGTCTGTGTGCGAGTTTGCCCCATCAATCTTCCTGTAGTAGATTGGGAATTTAACAAAGAAGTTAAGAAAAAAGAATTAAAACATTATAGTATCGACTTTGGTGTATGTATCTTTTGCGGTAACTGCGTCGAATATTGTCCTACCAATTGTCTATCCATGACAGAGGAATACGAACTAGCTTCCTATGACCGTCATGAATTAAACTACGATAACGTAGCCCTTGGACGTTTACCGACAAAAGTGACTGAAGATCCCATGGTAACACCTCTCAAGGAATTAGGATACTTACCTAAGGGAGTAACTGATCCCCATGATGTGGTTAAAAAGAAATAA
- a CDS encoding NADH-quinone oxidoreductase subunit J: MEISQGVQFVTFAILGVMMIASALGVVLLENIVYSAFLLGGVFISISGLYLLLNADFVAAAQILIYVGAINVLILFAIMLVNKTENFAQIKGRWIRKVSTAIVCTGLFALLSTMILSTSWDISTISAAVIENTSIELGKHLFSDFLLPFEIASVLLLIAMVGAIILARRDFIPSATKTNEGFTTSLTLPEQPRELVSAEDK, encoded by the coding sequence GTGGAAATATCACAAGGAGTTCAATTTGTTACCTTCGCCATTCTGGGGGTAATGATGATAGCATCAGCCCTAGGAGTAGTTTTATTAGAAAATATTGTTTATTCTGCTTTCTTGTTAGGGGGAGTATTTATCAGCATTTCAGGATTATATTTACTCTTAAACGCAGATTTCGTCGCCGCCGCTCAAATTCTTATCTATGTTGGTGCTATTAATGTATTGATTCTTTTTGCCATTATGTTGGTGAATAAAACCGAGAATTTTGCCCAAATCAAAGGCAGATGGATTCGTAAGGTGTCCACGGCGATCGTTTGTACTGGACTTTTTGCTTTACTCAGCACCATGATTTTATCCACATCTTGGGATATATCAACCATTTCTGCCGCTGTGATAGAAAACACTAGCATTGAATTAGGAAAGCATTTATTTAGTGACTTTTTACTTCCCTTTGAAATAGCTTCCGTATTACTACTCATCGCTATGGTGGGGGCTATTATCCTTGCAAGAAGAGATTTTATTCCTTCTGCTACTAAAACCAATGAAGGTTTTACCACTTCTTTAACCCTTCCTGAACAACCTAGGGAGTTGGTTTCTGCTGAAGATAAATAA
- the nuoK gene encoding NADH-quinone oxidoreductase subunit NuoK produces MELQLQYFLLLAAALFCIGIYGLITSRNAVRVLMSIELLLNSVNINLMGFSNYLDPDNIRGQVFTIFVLTIAAAEAAVGLAIILAIYRNRDTIDMEKFNLLKW; encoded by the coding sequence ATGGAACTACAATTACAGTATTTTTTATTATTGGCCGCTGCTTTATTTTGTATTGGTATTTATGGCTTGATTACCAGTCGTAATGCCGTCCGAGTATTAATGTCCATTGAATTGTTACTCAATTCGGTTAATATTAACTTGATGGGATTTTCTAATTATTTAGATCCTGATAACATTAGAGGTCAAGTATTTACTATATTTGTACTAACCATTGCGGCCGCAGAAGCAGCCGTCGGTTTGGCTATTATTCTCGCCATTTATCGTAATCGTGATACCATCGATATGGAAAAATTCAATTTACTTAAATGGTAA
- the dndD gene encoding DNA sulfur modification protein DndD — MIFKELILENFGPYQGRNIIDLTPDTEQNGASIILIGGMNGGGKTTIIDSIKLALYGRRAECSNRQSLSYNDFLLECVNRGSKITDVTKIELTFEHLINEQWIELKVIRHWQGSVRDGKDNLVIFEGEFPDLSLTENWDEYIEDILPLGISNLFLFDGEQVKELAEQDIPNPSVVDAMRVLLGLELADKLASDLQILVSRKKKSLENTKEQKELLNIEEELRLLEKDKSFILHDLQGVEKKLKIASKNYRLAADILRIEEKKVSDQQYQLKQKVDSLSIEIDRVRHNLNNVFSQYLPLSLVQHYLCSIKVQLIQEIRVNKIQSSYDIIRKKDQELLDFLATLSMDDINYQKINGFLESANERLEGEINDVNIYLHGQEKNLIDLENILDNFLPNQQAMAGEYVARLRALEEDLINAEVMAANVEVSKRYETLEEDYQQKQQGVIDCKAEVTRLQKMLESVERDIQSKLKQLGKYSDRTIEDLQGDHLLNAMPKVEKTLILFKEKLTLRKLNRLENEVTSCFRYLLHKSNFVGKVIINTDNFALNLYDNLGNLITKNRLSAGEKQLLAIALLWALARVSGRQLPVVIDTPLGRLDSSHRNNLLERYFPTASHQVILLSTDTEIGEAEVELLRQQNVIAKEYLLDYNSPQNQTTIKSGYFTDTLRQMGR, encoded by the coding sequence ATGATTTTTAAAGAGTTAATTTTAGAAAATTTTGGTCCTTATCAAGGAAGAAATATTATTGATCTGACTCCTGACACTGAGCAAAATGGCGCTTCAATAATTTTAATTGGTGGCATGAATGGAGGGGGAAAAACTACCATTATTGATAGTATTAAATTAGCTTTGTATGGGCGTAGAGCGGAGTGTTCTAATCGTCAAAGTTTGAGCTACAATGACTTTTTATTGGAGTGTGTTAATCGTGGATCAAAAATCACTGATGTTACTAAAATAGAACTAACTTTTGAGCATCTTATCAATGAACAATGGATTGAGTTAAAAGTTATTCGTCATTGGCAGGGTAGTGTGAGAGATGGTAAGGATAATTTGGTTATTTTTGAGGGAGAATTTCCCGATCTTAGTTTAACGGAAAATTGGGATGAGTATATAGAAGATATTTTACCTTTAGGTATTTCTAATTTATTTCTTTTTGATGGTGAGCAGGTAAAGGAATTGGCTGAACAAGATATTCCTAATCCTTCTGTGGTAGATGCGATGAGGGTTTTATTAGGGTTGGAGTTGGCTGATAAATTAGCTAGTGATTTACAAATTTTAGTTAGTCGTAAAAAAAAGAGTTTAGAGAATACTAAGGAACAAAAAGAGTTATTAAATATTGAAGAAGAATTGAGGTTATTAGAAAAAGATAAGTCTTTTATTTTACATGATTTGCAGGGAGTAGAAAAGAAGTTAAAAATTGCTTCTAAAAACTATCGTTTGGCTGCTGATATTTTACGTATTGAGGAAAAAAAAGTATCTGATCAACAATATCAATTGAAGCAGAAAGTTGATTCTTTAAGTATCGAAATAGATAGGGTTCGTCATAATTTAAATAATGTTTTTTCTCAATATTTACCTTTAAGTTTAGTTCAGCATTATTTATGTTCTATTAAGGTTCAATTAATACAGGAAATTAGGGTAAATAAGATTCAAAGTTCCTATGATATTATCAGAAAAAAAGATCAGGAATTATTAGATTTTTTAGCTACTTTATCTATGGATGATATTAATTATCAAAAAATCAATGGTTTTTTAGAATCTGCCAATGAGCGTTTAGAAGGAGAAATTAATGATGTTAATATTTATTTGCATGGGCAGGAAAAGAATTTAATTGATTTGGAAAATATTCTTGATAATTTTTTGCCGAATCAACAGGCAATGGCTGGAGAATATGTGGCGAGATTAAGGGCTCTCGAGGAAGATTTGATTAATGCTGAGGTGATGGCGGCTAATGTTGAGGTGTCGAAAAGGTATGAAACCTTGGAGGAGGATTATCAACAAAAACAGCAAGGGGTTATTGATTGTAAGGCGGAGGTGACGAGGTTACAAAAGATGTTGGAGTCGGTGGAAAGAGATATACAGTCTAAGTTAAAACAGTTGGGGAAATATAGCGATCGCACCATAGAAGATTTACAGGGAGATCATTTATTAAATGCGATGCCAAAAGTAGAAAAAACCCTAATTCTTTTTAAAGAAAAACTAACTCTTAGGAAGTTAAACAGGTTAGAAAATGAGGTAACAAGCTGTTTTCGTTATCTTTTACATAAGTCTAATTTTGTGGGAAAAGTCATTATTAATACTGATAATTTTGCCCTCAATTTATACGATAATTTAGGTAATTTAATTACTAAAAATAGATTATCAGCAGGGGAAAAACAGCTATTGGCGATCGCACTTTTATGGGCATTGGCAAGGGTATCGGGAAGACAATTACCTGTCGTGATTGACACTCCTTTAGGGAGGTTAGATTCTTCCCACCGTAATAATTTATTAGAGCGTTATTTTCCCACCGCTTCCCATCAAGTGATTTTATTATCCACCGATACAGAAATCGGAGAAGCGGAAGTAGAATTGCTTCGTCAACAAAATGTTATTGCTAAAGAATATTTACTAGACTACAATTCTCCCCAAAATCAAACTACTATTAAATCTGGATACTTTACCGACACTCTCAGACAGATGGGCAGATAG